In Methanobacterium sp., a single window of DNA contains:
- a CDS encoding 4Fe-4S binding protein: MPFKIERNQELCLRNFSRPGCCWYLCDNPDENLCKNCYSCYNNCPHGVFEIVNDQPFPLNHENCVGCRICEEMCPNHAIEVMAIPEDIRNVWSFNDLVEINRKSSEGTYQVRGCGATRPLPTFDDLVVVPAQASRPPIDKYREPCNTRVVLGTRYAENPLVIDTPIMIAGMSFGALSKEAKIALAMGATLAGTAANTGEGGMLPEERRYANKLISQYASGRFGVSAEYLNNSDAVEIKIGQGAKTGLGGHLLAEKVTAEISKIRMIPEGTDALSPARHMDIVGPEDLTMKINQIREITDWKVPIIVKFGSGRVSADVKIAAKCGADIIVVDGMQGGTGAGPSVITEHSGVPTIAAIVEADEALKEVNLRDEVNLVAAGGIRNGADVAKAIALGADACYIATSALVSIGCRVCQTCYAGTCRKGIATQNPQLRRRLDYMEGGKRVARYIEAMTEEAAMLTQHAGNTDILKLEKDDLRALTMESSAMTGVKMAGLESPISVNDSKTVKNL; encoded by the coding sequence ATGCCTTTTAAAATTGAAAGAAATCAGGAACTGTGCTTGAGAAATTTCAGTCGCCCTGGTTGTTGCTGGTATCTCTGTGACAATCCTGATGAAAATCTCTGTAAGAACTGTTATTCCTGTTACAATAACTGCCCTCATGGAGTATTTGAAATAGTAAATGACCAACCATTCCCTTTAAACCATGAAAATTGTGTTGGATGCCGTATTTGTGAAGAAATGTGCCCTAACCATGCTATAGAAGTTATGGCAATACCGGAAGATATTAGGAATGTTTGGAGCTTTAACGATCTGGTGGAAATAAACCGAAAATCATCAGAAGGAACCTACCAAGTTCGAGGCTGCGGTGCAACCCGCCCCCTACCTACCTTTGATGATCTGGTTGTAGTACCAGCTCAAGCCTCCCGTCCACCCATTGACAAATACAGAGAACCATGCAACACCCGTGTAGTTCTCGGAACCCGTTACGCTGAAAACCCGCTGGTTATAGACACTCCAATTATGATTGCTGGAATGAGCTTTGGAGCATTATCCAAAGAAGCAAAAATTGCCCTGGCCATGGGCGCCACCTTAGCTGGTACTGCCGCCAACACTGGGGAAGGAGGAATGCTCCCAGAAGAACGTAGATATGCTAATAAACTAATATCCCAGTATGCGTCTGGTCGTTTCGGAGTTAGTGCAGAATACTTGAACAATTCAGATGCAGTGGAGATTAAAATTGGTCAAGGTGCTAAAACTGGATTGGGAGGGCATCTTTTAGCAGAAAAAGTCACTGCAGAAATCTCAAAAATACGAATGATTCCGGAAGGTACCGATGCACTAAGTCCAGCCAGACATATGGATATTGTTGGACCTGAAGATTTAACTATGAAAATCAACCAAATCAGAGAAATAACCGACTGGAAAGTGCCTATCATTGTTAAATTCGGTAGTGGAAGGGTCAGTGCTGATGTGAAAATTGCAGCAAAATGTGGCGCAGATATTATTGTAGTGGATGGTATGCAGGGAGGTACCGGAGCAGGACCCAGTGTAATTACAGAACACAGTGGAGTGCCCACCATTGCTGCAATTGTAGAAGCTGATGAAGCACTTAAAGAAGTGAATTTAAGGGATGAAGTGAATTTGGTTGCTGCTGGAGGAATAAGAAATGGGGCAGATGTTGCCAAGGCCATAGCTCTTGGGGCTGACGCCTGTTACATTGCAACCAGTGCCCTGGTAAGTATTGGTTGCAGAGTCTGCCAAACATGTTATGCTGGAACCTGTCGTAAAGGAATAGCCACCCAAAATCCACAATTAAGACGCAGATTAGATTACATGGAAGGTGGTAAGCGTGTGGCCCGCTACATCGAAGCCATGACCGAAGAAGCAGCAATGTTAACTCAACATGCTGGTAACACCGATATCTTGAAACTAGAAAAGGATGATCTTCGGGCTCTTACTATGGAATCTTCAGCCATGACTGGAGTTAAAATGGCAGGGTTAGAATCACCCATAAGTGTTAATGACTCTAAAACAGTTAAAAACTTATAA
- a CDS encoding hydrogenase: MNNNLNLQTNVALVGTPCHIIAAEKMDHYAEVLGRSPIDFKLGLFCMENFSHLYLKEFLSEKNIKIEDIDEFRVEKGYLWAYLNNGNVFKLPLSQAKSFMRKNCQVCMDYTSELADLSVGSVGSDQGWSTVIARTEKGLRALQKAENEGFIETKPFEESSLNLLTKLAKKKKTENQEEIKKRESVARPVLYRRYINDEEFINEVFSCQFDDLKADVIDIGSCVLCGACYCVCPENIISIEDRRPQLKGNCPPECNLCYMACPRTYLSQEVLNRDLDQKALGDYLKIVSARASNVKGQDGGVVTAILNYLLEDNISEKAVVADKMAENPWKPNAILTSNVEDVKKAAGTKYSACPVFKVLKEYYKKDPQDFRNDSVKEVS; the protein is encoded by the coding sequence ATGAACAATAACCTAAACCTTCAAACAAATGTAGCTCTGGTAGGAACTCCCTGCCACATCATAGCTGCCGAAAAAATGGACCATTATGCAGAAGTTCTGGGTAGATCCCCAATTGATTTTAAATTAGGACTTTTCTGTATGGAAAACTTTTCCCATTTATACCTTAAGGAATTCTTATCAGAAAAAAATATCAAAATAGAAGATATCGATGAATTCCGGGTTGAAAAAGGATATTTATGGGCTTATCTGAATAATGGGAATGTTTTTAAGTTACCGCTATCCCAAGCCAAGAGTTTTATGCGAAAAAACTGCCAAGTGTGCATGGATTACACCTCAGAACTGGCTGATCTGTCAGTGGGATCAGTTGGATCAGATCAGGGGTGGTCCACCGTAATCGCCAGGACAGAAAAAGGCCTTAGAGCATTGCAAAAAGCTGAAAATGAAGGTTTCATAGAAACAAAACCATTCGAAGAGTCAAGTTTAAACTTACTAACAAAACTTGCTAAAAAGAAAAAAACAGAAAACCAGGAAGAAATTAAAAAAAGAGAATCAGTTGCCAGACCAGTGCTTTACCGGCGATACATTAATGATGAAGAGTTCATAAATGAAGTATTCTCCTGCCAATTTGATGATCTAAAAGCAGACGTCATTGATATAGGTAGTTGTGTGCTTTGTGGTGCTTGTTACTGCGTTTGTCCTGAGAACATAATATCCATCGAGGATCGCAGACCACAGTTAAAGGGAAATTGCCCACCAGAATGTAACTTATGTTATATGGCTTGCCCCCGCACTTACTTATCACAAGAAGTTTTAAACAGAGATCTGGACCAGAAAGCCTTGGGAGACTACTTGAAAATTGTTTCAGCACGCGCATCTAATGTAAAAGGCCAAGATGGTGGAGTGGTTACTGCCATATTGAATTATCTTTTAGAGGACAATATCTCAGAAAAGGCAGTGGTTGCGGATAAAATGGCTGAAAATCCATGGAAACCAAACGCTATACTAACTTCTAATGTAGAAGATGTTAAAAAAGCTGCAGGCACTAAATACTCAGCTTGTCCTGTTTTTAAAGTACTTAAAGAATATTACAAAAAAGATCCTCAAGATTTTAGAAATGATTCAGTAAAGGAGGTGTCTTAG
- a CDS encoding Fpg/Nei family DNA glycosylase, producing the protein MPELPSVEIFKRYFDEHALNQLIKKVDVKSPKLVVYNNHEKLEKTLEGHKFVSSQRYGKYLFSQLDNDLHLIMHFGMTGYLHYSHKNEDTSPYPRLKIDFSNGNHLAFDDARKFGKLGITTDPDEFIKLKKLGPDALQVELEEFQKIFKGRKGMIKPLLLNQNLVAGIGNLYADEILYQTAIHPMTGADQLDNRQWEDLFLNMRKVLEIAIKYQDQPDSLPDSYLLPHRHKGGCCTEGGSLEVIKVGGRTTFFCPGRQKI; encoded by the coding sequence ATGCCGGAACTACCCAGTGTTGAAATTTTTAAACGCTATTTTGATGAACATGCCCTTAACCAACTGATAAAAAAGGTGGATGTGAAAAGTCCTAAGCTGGTGGTTTACAATAACCATGAAAAGTTAGAAAAAACTCTGGAGGGCCACAAGTTCGTTTCCAGCCAGAGATACGGGAAATACTTATTTTCTCAGTTGGATAATGACTTACATCTTATCATGCATTTTGGAATGACCGGCTACTTACATTACAGCCATAAAAATGAGGACACCTCCCCGTATCCCCGATTAAAAATAGATTTTTCCAATGGTAATCACTTGGCCTTTGATGATGCACGTAAATTCGGTAAACTGGGCATAACCACTGACCCTGATGAATTCATTAAGTTGAAAAAATTGGGACCAGATGCTCTCCAAGTGGAACTGGAAGAATTTCAGAAAATTTTCAAGGGAAGGAAAGGGATGATAAAACCATTGCTGCTGAATCAGAACCTTGTAGCAGGTATTGGTAATCTTTACGCTGATGAAATATTATACCAAACAGCTATCCATCCAATGACTGGTGCTGACCAGTTAGATAACCGTCAATGGGAAGACCTTTTTTTGAATATGAGAAAAGTACTAGAGATAGCCATAAAATATCAAGATCAACCTGATTCATTACCTGATTCCTATTTATTACCTCATCGTCATAAGGGGGGATGTTGTACAGAAGGTGGAAGTTTAGAAGTTATTAAAGTTGGAGGTCGTACCACCTTCTTCTGTCCTGGTAGGCAGAAAATATGA
- a CDS encoding tributyrin esterase: protein MKEIKINAANKQPREVNRAVKQAAKENDRIIIENPNSMHYLLAGLTEPVDIVIDGSAGYFAATMIHGARVHINGNAGWFPGDNMTQGEVIVDGSAGDGVGQGIYNGTVVVKKDVGSRTGEIMKNGTVIIGGNSGFMSGRYMMGGQLIILGDISEDAGESMIRGTIYVKGKIKSLGKNAMIEELDKDEIEKLKELLENYEFTLTEEDYQKFQKIVPRSDRPFYGKDSEEG, encoded by the coding sequence ATGAAAGAAATTAAAATTAACGCTGCAAATAAACAGCCAAGAGAAGTCAATCGTGCTGTTAAACAAGCTGCCAAAGAAAACGACCGTATTATAATTGAAAACCCAAATTCCATGCATTACTTATTAGCTGGACTCACAGAACCAGTCGACATAGTAATAGATGGATCAGCCGGTTATTTTGCAGCAACCATGATCCACGGAGCTCGTGTTCATATCAATGGAAACGCTGGCTGGTTCCCTGGAGATAACATGACCCAAGGAGAAGTTATTGTTGACGGTTCTGCTGGGGATGGTGTTGGCCAAGGGATTTATAATGGAACAGTTGTTGTGAAAAAAGATGTTGGCTCTCGCACCGGGGAAATCATGAAAAACGGCACTGTCATCATAGGAGGAAATTCAGGATTCATGAGCGGCCGTTACATGATGGGCGGACAACTAATTATCCTCGGAGACATTTCTGAAGACGCAGGAGAATCAATGATTAGAGGAACCATTTATGTGAAGGGTAAGATCAAAAGTCTTGGAAAAAACGCCATGATCGAAGAACTTGACAAAGATGAAATAGAAAAATTGAAAGAACTCCTCGAAAACTATGAATTCACTCTAACAGAAGAAGATTACCAAAAATTCCAAAAAATAGTGCCACGAAGTGATAGACCATTTTATGGTAAGGATTCTGAGGAGGGATAA
- a CDS encoding PTS system mannose/fructose/sorbose family transporter subunit IID — protein sequence MDIKKDKKPITLIVIIVVLAFISGYFIGILSSAGNFTLNVTNKTNDTGTDYKDYNYKNSYKPTDANRTPIHPQNDTPGPKPDPKPDPKPDPNSTIKY from the coding sequence ATGGATATTAAAAAGGATAAGAAACCCATTACATTAATTGTGATAATTGTGGTATTAGCATTTATCAGTGGCTATTTTATCGGTATTTTAAGCTCTGCCGGGAATTTCACACTCAATGTAACTAATAAAACCAATGACACTGGAACCGATTATAAGGACTATAACTACAAAAACTCTTACAAGCCAACAGATGCTAACCGGACACCTATACATCCTCAAAATGATACACCGGGTCCAAAACCTGATCCAAAACCTGATCCAAAACCTGATCCAAATTCTACTATTAAATACTGA
- a CDS encoding tetratricopeptide repeat protein translates to MALKEAEMFYKQAMEFLNQGNISKSIEFFDSATNIDNNYVSAWNDKGVALMELGKFQDALKCFEQVIRLEPSDNMAWYNRGYVLLILEEYQEAVNTFDLFLGRQSPKDDFYKYALYMKAKGLYCLKEYDQSLNTAKKALKKDKTFKEARELMILIENEKVK, encoded by the coding sequence ATGGCCCTTAAAGAAGCTGAAATGTTCTACAAACAAGCTATGGAATTTTTAAACCAGGGAAACATTAGTAAATCAATCGAATTTTTTGATAGTGCGACAAACATTGATAATAACTATGTTTCAGCTTGGAATGATAAAGGAGTGGCTCTAATGGAGCTTGGAAAATTTCAAGACGCACTTAAATGTTTTGAACAAGTTATAAGGTTGGAACCCAGCGATAACATGGCCTGGTACAACCGTGGATATGTACTGCTGATTTTAGAGGAATATCAAGAAGCAGTAAACACCTTTGACCTATTTCTGGGAAGACAATCCCCCAAGGATGACTTTTATAAATACGCATTATATATGAAAGCTAAGGGCTTGTATTGCCTTAAAGAATATGATCAATCTTTAAACACAGCTAAAAAGGCTCTTAAAAAGGATAAAACTTTCAAAGAAGCCCGGGAACTTATGA
- a CDS encoding DUF2180 family protein yields the protein MKCYICAEEGKSTDAVAMCIVCGMGLCMDHAIRQEIELWTGGYPFPAEKIEETLPRILCKYCAMALKKGEPKGG from the coding sequence ATGAAGTGTTATATATGTGCCGAAGAAGGTAAATCAACCGATGCAGTGGCTATGTGCATAGTTTGCGGTATGGGATTGTGTATGGACCATGCTATACGCCAGGAAATAGAATTATGGACTGGAGGTTATCCTTTCCCTGCTGAGAAAATAGAGGAAACACTTCCCAGAATACTATGTAAATATTGTGCAATGGCCCTTAAAAAAGGTGAACCTAAAGGAGGGTGA
- a CDS encoding aquaporin family protein: MIPLMKRSVAELIGTFLLVFFGTGAAIITLMISKGQTPPNSFNIGIGALGGLGDWLAIGLAFGLVITACIYAFGKISGCHINPAVTLALWAAKKFPSRDVTPYIVAQLIGATLASFTLAFILGMGAVNTGGLGATAPFEGIGYVQAIIAEAIGTFILMLAIMGVAVDKEAPPGFAGLIIGLTVAGIITTLGNITGASINPARTFGPYLGDLVLGGSNLWIFFPIYLIGPIAGAILAALVYNYLSEGTG, translated from the coding sequence ATGATCCCTTTAATGAAAAGATCAGTAGCTGAACTAATTGGAACTTTCCTCCTGGTTTTTTTTGGTACAGGAGCAGCTATCATCACTTTGATGATAAGTAAAGGCCAAACGCCTCCTAACTCTTTTAACATAGGGATAGGTGCTCTGGGTGGCCTTGGTGACTGGTTAGCAATTGGTTTAGCTTTTGGATTAGTGATCACTGCATGTATCTATGCGTTTGGTAAAATATCAGGTTGTCATATAAATCCAGCAGTTACTTTAGCTTTGTGGGCGGCGAAAAAATTCCCTTCACGTGATGTGACACCCTACATAGTTGCTCAGCTTATTGGGGCAACTCTGGCCAGCTTTACATTAGCATTTATACTGGGAATGGGAGCAGTTAACACCGGAGGATTAGGTGCTACAGCACCATTTGAAGGTATTGGTTATGTACAAGCTATTATAGCTGAAGCAATTGGAACATTCATCCTTATGCTGGCTATAATGGGAGTTGCAGTAGATAAGGAAGCACCTCCAGGTTTTGCAGGTCTAATCATTGGTTTAACTGTTGCTGGTATTATAACAACTTTGGGAAACATCACTGGGGCGTCAATTAACCCTGCCAGGACATTTGGGCCATATCTCGGTGATCTGGTTTTAGGTGGATCTAATCTGTGGATATTTTTCCCAATATACCTAATAGGACCCATAGCAGGAGCAATTCTAGCTGCACTTGTATACAATTACCTATCAGAAGGAACTGGATAA
- a CDS encoding DUF2193 domain-containing protein: MVELYEKMVKEAMAAQKADVETIKNKRGTKFNIKDTKSYLDVVEKMETLPEQSESVINLHVDSVKAHYNTLSGLTDYIRPEDDPFVEHYQTPAILEIIREVDSEFKTSLDKFIEAIGKAEALIGKEVVRRYGGFYGPTCVVDFALMPGSTSNTINRILKTVDIPENHKQAILSAKSWGMNTSYGIGEVFSNEIEAGTTVAQAAKKEIEQLQNIYQNPVEAQAELMDNAGHTSFDVRKYMSQYGDKMEETIKAAMDDGVHYGNILTVPAYCVGDVSHHIAQSTFNMCKDDVTMAIIEATTAVMDSTLNKALPKFKNEHEILSLATGSSACAVEYILELDGFNAPTVVNLLTQRFHNFVQLNPTRGGAAELHNSDFMDMIYRGWGYVDEARRLLNGSSGKLVPKVSGYAVDLEPIHQNEVIMNPQRYTYPACAITVRFSSLMRLADYPCLLTSEPVTATMLTNIIALNKENPASPVRTCKNCAAASLVDFRHHHCQWREAV, translated from the coding sequence ATGGTTGAATTATACGAAAAAATGGTTAAAGAAGCAATGGCAGCTCAAAAAGCCGATGTAGAAACTATTAAAAATAAAAGAGGAACCAAATTCAATATAAAAGACACTAAATCATATCTTGATGTAGTGGAAAAAATGGAAACATTACCCGAACAATCAGAATCAGTCATAAACCTCCACGTAGATTCAGTAAAAGCTCATTACAATACCTTAAGCGGCTTAACCGATTACATCAGACCTGAAGATGATCCATTTGTGGAACACTATCAAACACCAGCAATTCTGGAAATAATTCGCGAAGTAGACTCTGAATTTAAAACCAGCCTCGATAAATTCATTGAAGCCATAGGAAAAGCCGAAGCATTGATTGGTAAAGAAGTTGTCCGTAGATACGGCGGATTTTACGGACCGACTTGTGTGGTTGATTTTGCCCTGATGCCAGGTAGTACCAGTAACACCATAAATCGAATACTTAAAACAGTGGACATTCCTGAAAACCATAAACAAGCTATATTATCTGCTAAATCATGGGGAATGAATACCTCTTATGGTATAGGCGAGGTTTTTTCCAATGAAATCGAAGCTGGAACCACCGTGGCCCAAGCAGCAAAAAAAGAAATAGAACAACTTCAGAATATCTACCAAAACCCAGTTGAAGCCCAAGCAGAACTAATGGATAATGCTGGGCACACATCATTCGATGTTCGCAAGTACATGTCCCAATATGGGGATAAAATGGAAGAAACCATTAAAGCAGCCATGGATGACGGGGTACATTACGGAAACATCCTCACAGTCCCAGCTTACTGTGTCGGGGATGTATCTCACCACATTGCCCAGTCAACCTTTAACATGTGTAAAGATGATGTCACTATGGCCATAATCGAAGCCACCACTGCTGTAATGGATTCCACATTGAACAAAGCCCTTCCTAAATTTAAGAATGAACACGAGATTCTTTCACTGGCTACTGGTTCATCAGCATGTGCTGTGGAATACATACTGGAGTTAGACGGTTTCAACGCACCAACAGTGGTAAATCTGCTAACCCAAAGGTTCCACAACTTTGTACAACTGAATCCAACCAGGGGCGGTGCTGCCGAACTGCACAACAGCGACTTTATGGACATGATCTACAGAGGATGGGGTTACGTTGACGAAGCCCGCAGACTACTCAATGGTTCTTCTGGTAAATTAGTACCAAAAGTGTCTGGCTATGCAGTTGATCTTGAACCAATACACCAAAATGAAGTGATAATGAATCCGCAACGCTACACCTACCCTGCTTGTGCCATCACTGTCCGTTTCTCATCGCTCATGAGACTGGCAGATTATCCATGCCTACTAACCAGTGAACCAGTAACTGCTACCATGCTAACTAACATCATAGCCCTTAATAAGGAGAACCCAGCATCTCCGGTAAGAACTTGTAAAAACTGTGCTGCAGCATCATTAGTTGACTTCAGACACCACCACTGCCAATGGAGAGAAGCAGTATAA
- a CDS encoding PepSY domain-containing protein, with product MIKKCSLTMLMALMVLMVVVSGCTEKNNTTNTTTSISNQTSPNTNNNNSNIISAEEAKTIAQGFVEEPGVTAETPTLTTVDGRQIYVVPLYQNGNIVGEIEIDAVTGENIGGAGGAP from the coding sequence ATGATTAAAAAATGTTCGCTGACAATGTTGATGGCTTTAATGGTTTTGATGGTTGTAGTTTCAGGTTGTACTGAAAAAAACAACACCACCAACACTACTACTAGCATCTCCAATCAAACATCCCCTAACACTAACAACAATAACAGTAATATTATATCTGCTGAAGAAGCTAAAACCATAGCCCAAGGATTTGTGGAAGAACCAGGAGTAACTGCAGAAACCCCCACACTCACCACTGTGGATGGTAGGCAAATATATGTTGTTCCCCTTTACCAAAACGGAAATATTGTTGGTGAGATAGAAATAGATGCAGTAACTGGAGAAAACATAGGCGGAGCTGGTGGAGCTCCTTAA
- the pdxS gene encoding pyridoxal 5'-phosphate synthase lyase subunit PdxS: MLHGTKLLKKDFAKMTKGGVIMDVVNAEQAQIAEEAGAVSVMALEKVPADIRASGGVARMADPSKVTEIIDAVSIPVMAKVRIGHFVEAQVLESLGVDMIDESEVLTPADEKYHIDKKKFSIPFVCGARNLGEALRRIDEGAAMIRTKGEAGTGNVVEAVRHMRMIQGTIRELKDKTEEELWAVARQEEAQFYLVKETQKQGRIPVLNLAAGGVATPADAALMMQLGADGVFVGSGIFKSENPVVVAKAITEATAHYQDAEIIAEVSRDLGKAMPGLEISQIPESERLQDRGW; this comes from the coding sequence ATGCTACATGGAACCAAACTATTGAAAAAGGATTTCGCTAAGATGACCAAGGGCGGAGTGATCATGGATGTGGTTAACGCAGAACAAGCACAAATAGCTGAAGAAGCTGGAGCCGTATCAGTAATGGCCTTGGAGAAAGTCCCAGCAGATATCAGAGCTTCTGGTGGTGTGGCTAGAATGGCTGATCCTAGTAAAGTCACCGAGATCATTGATGCGGTAAGCATTCCAGTAATGGCCAAAGTACGAATCGGCCACTTTGTGGAAGCTCAAGTCCTGGAATCACTGGGTGTTGACATGATTGATGAAAGTGAGGTGCTGACACCTGCTGATGAAAAATATCATATTGATAAGAAGAAGTTCTCCATTCCATTTGTATGTGGGGCCAGGAATCTCGGTGAAGCTCTCCGCAGGATAGACGAAGGTGCAGCCATGATCAGGACCAAAGGAGAAGCTGGCACTGGTAACGTGGTTGAAGCTGTCCGACACATGCGTATGATCCAGGGAACCATCAGAGAACTCAAAGACAAAACTGAAGAAGAATTATGGGCTGTGGCTCGCCAAGAAGAAGCCCAGTTTTATCTGGTAAAAGAAACCCAGAAACAGGGCAGAATACCAGTGCTGAACCTCGCAGCTGGAGGAGTGGCAACACCAGCCGACGCTGCATTAATGATGCAACTCGGAGCAGATGGAGTTTTTGTGGGTAGTGGAATATTCAAATCCGAAAACCCAGTAGTCGTGGCTAAAGCCATCACCGAAGCAACCGCCCATTACCAGGATGCTGAAATTATTGCCGAGGTTTCCAGAGACTTAGGTAAGGCTATGCCGGGATTGGAAATCAGTCAAATTCCAGAATCAGAAAGACTCCAAGACAGAGGTTGGTAA
- a CDS encoding malate dehydrogenase, whose amino-acid sequence MKVSVIGASGRVGKAVSFCLAEESVVSKIVLLSREKSLDKIQGETLDMNDALAAKDIRVSITPSANFEDMADSKIVIIAAGVPRTPEMTRMDLAVPNAKIVAKYAKLVAKYAPESIILVITNPVDVMTYIAHKASGFPRNRVIGLGNHLDSLRLKNIFAKKFNIHVSEIHTRIIGEHGNHMVLLLSSTSIGGIMFKDFSQYQSFDIDGIIEKVKNAGSYVINKKGATEYGPAYAVSNIVKTILNDEKRILTLTTYLDGEIYGTSDVCLGVPVKLGKNGVERIIKVNMSDDELESFKIAAEYVKTSTDEIIAMIKEEIDFN is encoded by the coding sequence ATGAAAGTTAGTGTAATTGGAGCATCAGGCAGAGTAGGGAAGGCTGTTTCTTTTTGTCTGGCTGAAGAGAGTGTTGTAAGCAAGATTGTACTTTTATCACGGGAAAAAAGTTTGGATAAGATCCAGGGAGAAACCTTGGACATGAATGATGCCCTTGCTGCAAAGGATATTAGAGTGTCCATAACCCCATCTGCAAATTTTGAAGATATGGCTGATTCTAAAATTGTTATAATTGCTGCAGGTGTTCCACGAACTCCTGAAATGACACGCATGGATCTGGCAGTTCCCAATGCAAAGATTGTTGCAAAATATGCTAAATTAGTAGCAAAATATGCTCCAGAATCCATAATTCTAGTTATAACTAACCCTGTTGATGTCATGACATACATAGCCCATAAGGCTTCCGGGTTTCCGCGTAATAGAGTAATTGGATTAGGAAACCACCTTGATTCATTGCGGTTGAAGAATATCTTTGCCAAAAAATTCAATATTCATGTTAGTGAAATACACACCAGAATAATTGGAGAACATGGCAATCACATGGTTCTTCTTTTAAGTTCCACTTCCATTGGTGGAATAATGTTTAAAGACTTTTCTCAGTATCAATCCTTTGATATAGATGGAATTATTGAGAAAGTTAAAAATGCAGGAAGTTATGTCATAAACAAAAAAGGGGCAACTGAGTACGGGCCTGCTTACGCTGTTTCTAATATTGTCAAAACCATCCTAAATGATGAAAAAAGGATACTGACTCTTACCACCTATCTAGATGGAGAGATTTATGGTACCAGTGATGTTTGTCTGGGAGTGCCAGTAAAATTGGGTAAAAACGGTGTTGAAAGAATAATTAAGGTTAATATGAGTGATGATGAACTAGAATCTTTTAAAATAGCTGCAGAATATGTTAAAACATCTACTGATGAAATAATAGCAATGATAAAAGAAGAAATTGATTTTAATTAA
- a CDS encoding glutamine amidotransferase, whose product MCGIAGIVFKDKKIHPVGKYMTHMLNDLQHRGTDSAGFAIYGGLGLNEHEYILNIEIKEKPELLEEVKNKVNTIFPIQSEEIIHSVENSIIYRFKIVLASFSQLKPLIMCVDEIEGVTVLNGAHSFEMIKDVGLVKDIAARYNTEEKIGTHAIGHVRFSTESIVDRYHAHPFQSYIIPDITVVHNGQITNYWKIRDSLERKGHIFETDNDTECIVHYIADKLSQDYSLEESLEQSVKDMDGPFSYMIGTPQGVGIAKDKLGLRPGVMAENDEIFAIASEEVALREVIDTSNIEQISPGETRAYTI is encoded by the coding sequence TTGTGTGGAATCGCAGGAATAGTATTTAAAGATAAGAAAATTCATCCAGTGGGCAAGTACATGACCCACATGCTTAACGACCTACAACATAGAGGAACAGATTCAGCAGGGTTCGCTATTTACGGCGGTTTAGGATTAAATGAACATGAATACATATTAAATATCGAAATTAAAGAAAAACCTGAGCTTTTAGAAGAAGTTAAAAACAAAGTGAACACTATTTTTCCAATCCAAAGCGAAGAAATAATCCATTCAGTAGAAAATTCCATCATATACCGGTTTAAAATAGTTTTAGCATCCTTTTCACAACTAAAACCCCTGATTATGTGTGTGGATGAAATTGAAGGCGTGACTGTCCTAAATGGAGCTCATTCATTTGAAATGATCAAGGATGTGGGATTGGTCAAGGATATTGCCGCCCGTTACAACACCGAAGAGAAGATAGGTACCCATGCCATTGGACACGTACGTTTTTCCACCGAAAGTATAGTGGACCGTTACCACGCCCATCCCTTTCAGAGTTATATCATACCCGACATAACTGTGGTTCACAACGGCCAAATCACCAATTACTGGAAAATAAGGGACTCCTTAGAGCGCAAAGGCCATATTTTTGAAACGGACAATGATACCGAGTGCATTGTGCACTACATTGCAGATAAATTATCCCAAGATTACAGTCTAGAAGAAAGCTTAGAACAGTCAGTTAAAGACATGGATGGACCATTTTCATATATGATAGGCACACCCCAAGGAGTTGGAATTGCAAAGGACAAACTCGGCCTCAGGCCCGGAGTCATGGCTGAAAATGATGAAATATTTGCAATTGCCTCTGAAGAAGTGGCCCTTCGAGAAGTGATAGACACTTCAAACATTGAACAGATATCACCAGGAGAAACCCGTGCTTACACCATTTAG